In the Desulfatiglans anilini DSM 4660 genome, one interval contains:
- a CDS encoding IS1/IS1595 family N-terminal zinc-binding domain-containing protein, with protein MGKQERSCQADIHCPRCGSSALNRYGRSPQGKERYICLVCNRQFVLSTNRGVTNDRPQCPLCGSPMHVYMREPGFVRFRCSHYPVCRGYYKREEGIREK; from the coding sequence ATGGGAAAACAGGAAAGATCGTGCCAGGCGGATATCCACTGTCCCCGATGCGGGTCAAGTGCCTTGAACCGCTACGGAAGGTCTCCTCAGGGAAAAGAGAGGTATATCTGCCTTGTCTGCAACCGGCAGTTCGTCCTCTCAACGAACCGGGGGGTGACGAATGACCGTCCGCAATGCCCGCTATGCGGAAGTCCGATGCATGTCTACATGCGGGAGCCGGGATTTGTCAGGTTCCGCTGTTCGCATTATCCTGTCTGCAGAGGTTACTATAAACGTGAGGAGGGCATTCGGGAAAAATGA
- the metK gene encoding methionine adenosyltransferase produces MRKDYTFISESVTEGHPDKLCDQISDAIVDHFLMQDPCALVRAECAVSSAILFIGAHFATSAKVDLPHVARKVIKRIGYDQPDFNSKTCSILTAPQGRPPEKKALFDEHALTEAEIDRITSGEQGTVFGFACDQTSVLMPLPIVLAHKLAYSLTGARTNRDLPYLMPDGKVQIGVEFKNGRPSGIHSIAVTASQRDVESPPQKRLRDDIVERVIGPSFEDEEIKPSSRTKLFINPDGVFTGGPSHHSGLTGRKNAVDTYGNFSRHSGNALSGKGPMRIDRIGAYAARYAAKNVVAAGLATDCEVALSYSIGITQPVSLQVETFGTGKYSNEDLGEIVRRNFDFRLAGILRHFNLRHLPTAYPEGFYQRIAAYGHFGRTDIDLPWEKTDKAEILKGDL; encoded by the coding sequence ATGAGAAAAGACTATACATTCATTTCGGAATCTGTGACCGAGGGGCATCCCGACAAACTTTGCGACCAGATCAGCGACGCCATCGTCGACCACTTCCTCATGCAGGATCCTTGTGCCCTTGTCAGGGCGGAGTGCGCCGTATCGAGCGCCATTCTTTTCATCGGGGCGCATTTCGCCACCAGCGCCAAGGTGGATCTTCCGCACGTGGCACGCAAGGTTATCAAACGAATCGGCTATGACCAACCCGATTTCAATTCCAAGACCTGCAGCATCCTGACAGCGCCTCAAGGCCGACCGCCCGAAAAAAAAGCCCTCTTTGACGAGCATGCCCTTACCGAGGCGGAAATCGATCGCATTACCTCGGGAGAACAGGGTACGGTGTTTGGTTTTGCCTGTGATCAAACATCCGTCCTGATGCCGCTCCCCATCGTGTTGGCTCACAAGCTTGCTTACAGCCTGACCGGTGCAAGGACGAATCGGGACCTGCCTTACCTGATGCCGGATGGAAAGGTCCAGATCGGTGTCGAATTCAAAAACGGCCGGCCCTCCGGCATTCACAGCATCGCTGTGACCGCCAGCCAGAGAGATGTCGAATCCCCACCCCAGAAAAGGCTGCGCGATGATATCGTCGAGCGTGTGATCGGGCCGAGCTTTGAAGATGAAGAGATCAAACCTTCGAGTAGGACTAAGCTGTTCATCAACCCTGACGGTGTGTTTACCGGGGGCCCTTCGCATCACTCTGGCCTGACCGGACGGAAGAACGCGGTTGACACCTACGGTAATTTTTCACGCCACAGCGGCAATGCCCTGAGCGGAAAGGGGCCCATGCGCATCGATCGGATCGGGGCCTATGCAGCACGGTACGCCGCCAAGAATGTTGTCGCAGCCGGGCTGGCGACGGATTGTGAGGTTGCACTCAGTTATTCGATCGGCATTACTCAACCGGTAAGCCTTCAGGTAGAGACCTTTGGCACGGGCAAATATTCAAATGAAGACCTCGGGGAAATCGTCCGGAGAAATTTCGATTTTCGGCTCGCCGGCATCTTGCGGCACTTCAATTTGAGGCATTTGCCCACTGCCTATCCGGAAGGATTTTATCAACGGATTGCTGCCTACGGCCATTTCGGCCGAACCGATATCGATTTACCATGGGAAAAGACGGACAAGGCGGAGATTTTAAAAGGGGACCTATAA